The following coding sequences are from one Candidatus Methylomirabilota bacterium window:
- a CDS encoding DoxX family membrane protein, which translates to MTKPRGNWQTETKLWQVAILRIFFGYYFFQDGLGKLTGSFTGPGMLEKWLTTKATGAFSWYKPFLTGVVIPYHQLFAGLIAWGMILAGLALLFGLLTRPAALAGIFMTLNFYLAKGGGSPATTSDQAFMAGLLVVFLTRAGRSFGLDCWLARRYPGSPLW; encoded by the coding sequence GTGACCAAGCCGAGAGGTAACTGGCAGACAGAAACGAAGCTCTGGCAGGTCGCGATCTTGCGCATCTTTTTTGGCTACTACTTTTTTCAAGATGGCCTCGGAAAGTTGACCGGCAGCTTTACCGGTCCGGGCATGTTGGAGAAGTGGCTTACGACCAAGGCCACGGGGGCGTTCAGTTGGTATAAGCCGTTTCTGACCGGTGTAGTTATTCCCTATCATCAGCTCTTCGCCGGGTTAATCGCTTGGGGGATGATTCTGGCCGGCTTGGCGCTCCTGTTTGGGCTCTTGACACGTCCGGCTGCGCTAGCAGGAATCTTTATGACGCTCAATTTCTATCTGGCCAAGGGGGGCGGCTCACCGGCTACCACCTCAGATCAGGCGTTTATGGCCGGTCTGCTGGTGGTCTTTCTTACGCGGGCCGGTCGCTCGTTCGGGCTCGATTGCTGGTTGGCTCGACGCTATCCAGGCTCGCCGCTCTGGTAG
- a CDS encoding bifunctional folylpolyglutamate synthase/dihydrofolate synthase, whose protein sequence is MTYSQAIAYLYGLQRYGVKLGLENIHRLLGAVGDPHRRFPSILVGGTNGKGSTAAFLSSILKAAGYRVGLYTSPHLLEFTERIQVDGQAISEADVAALISELRPVIANLFPTPDTPNPPVPPSYKGGVGGFRISHPTFFETTTALAFLHFVRSKVDYAVVEVGMGGRFDATNVLNAQVAMITNIALEHEEYLGRTLRAIAAEKAGIIKEATHVVTAVDAPEALAVIADTCGKRGVTLLDVRSAYDWRVHRSDLFGQRFSVGEKGQPPGTFDIPLLGRHQVVNAVTALAASRLLQTDGAAISESSIRKGLRRTQWPGRLQLFPGRPLVILDGAHNPAGAIALHAFLEEQRFTGRVTLVFGVLQDKNWIAMLQALAPLAKRVILTRPESERAADPRHLQEAERLCPKIEIMEDVAEAIVLAKTVTDPEDTVVVTGSLFVISAALRALGRQEMRT, encoded by the coding sequence ATGACCTATTCCCAAGCGATTGCCTATCTCTATGGGCTCCAGCGTTACGGCGTGAAGCTGGGTCTTGAGAATATCCACCGGCTTCTTGGGGCGGTTGGAGATCCGCACCGTCGGTTTCCATCCATTCTGGTCGGCGGGACCAACGGCAAAGGGTCTACTGCCGCCTTTCTCTCGTCGATCCTGAAGGCTGCCGGCTACCGGGTCGGGCTCTATACATCTCCGCATCTGCTGGAGTTTACGGAGCGGATCCAGGTAGACGGGCAGGCCATTTCGGAGGCGGATGTCGCCGCCCTCATCTCTGAACTCCGTCCTGTCATCGCCAATCTCTTCCCGACACCAGACACGCCAAATCCCCCCGTGCCCCCCTCTTATAAAGGGGGGGTGGGGGGATTTCGTATTTCCCACCCTACCTTCTTCGAGACCACGACCGCCCTCGCCTTCCTCCACTTCGTTCGCAGTAAGGTGGACTATGCGGTTGTGGAAGTAGGGATGGGAGGCCGGTTTGATGCGACTAACGTTCTCAACGCTCAAGTGGCGATGATCACCAACATCGCCTTGGAGCATGAGGAGTATCTGGGAAGGACACTGAGAGCAATCGCCGCAGAGAAGGCAGGGATTATCAAGGAGGCAACGCATGTCGTTACTGCCGTTGATGCCCCGGAGGCTCTGGCGGTCATTGCCGATACATGTGGAAAACGCGGCGTGACCCTTTTGGATGTCCGGAGCGCATACGACTGGCGGGTTCACCGATCAGATCTCTTCGGTCAGCGATTCAGCGTGGGGGAAAAGGGGCAGCCTCCAGGAACCTTCGATATCCCCCTGCTCGGCCGGCATCAGGTGGTCAATGCGGTCACGGCGCTCGCGGCATCCCGACTCCTCCAGACCGACGGCGCCGCCATTTCAGAGAGTTCAATCCGCAAAGGGTTACGCCGGACACAATGGCCTGGCCGTCTCCAGCTTTTTCCCGGCCGGCCCCTTGTCATCCTGGATGGCGCGCACAACCCGGCGGGTGCGATCGCATTACATGCGTTCCTGGAAGAGCAACGGTTTACCGGTCGCGTGACGCTGGTATTCGGCGTACTTCAGGATAAGAACTGGATCGCGATGCTGCAAGCGTTGGCGCCACTGGCAAAGCGGGTCATCCTCACGCGTCCGGAGAGCGAGCGCGCTGCCGATCCGCGCCATCTGCAGGAGGCCGAACGTCTCTGTCCAAAGATCGAGATTATGGAAGATGTGGCCGAGGCGATCGTCCTGGCCAAGACGGTGACCGATCCGGAGGACACCGTTGTTGTCACAGGATCGCTCTTCGTCATCTCGGCGGCCCTGCGCGCGCTCGGGAGGCAGGAGATGCGAACGTGA
- the glmU gene encoding bifunctional UDP-N-acetylglucosamine diphosphorylase/glucosamine-1-phosphate N-acetyltransferase GlmU, which produces MNDLCTVILAAGQGTRMRSKLPKVLHPVAGLPMIAYVIEACRPHQAKRTLVITGHQADRVREALAGEALEFVCQPEQHGTAHALLQAREALAGFDGDLLVVSGDTPLLTSPTLDDLLRSHRKTGARATVLTAELPDPTGYGRVVRSAAGDLLRIVEEPEATPQERQLREINAGVYCFAAQALFEALRAIRPSAVKGELYLPDAIALLRDRDGGVQACRVLDPDEVRGVNTRAELAEVHRLLWRKTAMRLLVEGVTLLDPERAYIGPLVRIGPDSILYPNVTLEGQTVIGEGTTIYSGCRIRHSTIGDDTVILDGCIIQESQIGDGCQVGPYAHLRPQAQLRQHAKVGNFVEVKKSVVGEGSKVPHLSYIGDTTVGERVNVGAGTITCNYDGFTKHQTVIEDDVFVGSDVILVAPVSVGRGAIIAAGSTITEDVPPDALAFGRARQVNKSGSAVAFRSKHRKG; this is translated from the coding sequence ATGAACGATCTCTGCACGGTGATATTGGCTGCGGGCCAAGGGACCAGGATGCGCTCGAAGCTCCCGAAGGTGCTGCATCCGGTGGCCGGTCTGCCGATGATCGCCTATGTGATTGAAGCGTGCCGCCCCCATCAGGCGAAACGAACCCTGGTGATCACCGGTCACCAGGCCGATAGAGTGAGAGAGGCACTGGCGGGCGAGGCCCTCGAATTCGTCTGCCAACCGGAACAGCACGGCACGGCGCACGCCCTGCTGCAAGCCCGGGAAGCCCTCGCCGGCTTCGATGGTGATCTTCTGGTCGTGTCCGGGGACACACCTCTTCTTACCTCACCGACCCTCGACGATCTCTTGCGGTCGCACCGCAAGACCGGCGCGCGCGCTACCGTCCTCACGGCTGAACTGCCTGATCCGACCGGCTATGGGCGGGTGGTTCGATCCGCAGCCGGCGACCTCCTGCGGATCGTTGAGGAACCGGAGGCCACGCCGCAGGAGCGGCAACTCCGCGAAATCAACGCCGGGGTCTATTGCTTTGCCGCGCAGGCGCTCTTCGAGGCCCTCCGCGCGATTCGTCCTTCTGCCGTCAAGGGCGAACTGTATCTCCCGGATGCCATCGCGCTGCTACGGGATCGCGACGGGGGCGTGCAGGCGTGCCGGGTGCTCGACCCCGATGAGGTACGAGGGGTCAACACCCGTGCCGAACTGGCTGAGGTCCATCGCCTTCTCTGGCGAAAGACCGCCATGCGGCTGCTCGTTGAAGGGGTCACGCTCCTTGACCCCGAGCGCGCATACATCGGACCGCTGGTCAGGATCGGTCCCGATTCGATCCTCTACCCGAACGTCACCCTCGAAGGACAGACTGTGATCGGAGAAGGGACAACGATCTACTCAGGTTGCCGGATCCGCCATTCGACAATCGGCGATGATACCGTGATCCTGGATGGGTGCATTATCCAGGAGAGTCAGATCGGAGACGGGTGCCAGGTCGGACCCTACGCGCACCTGAGACCCCAGGCCCAACTCCGGCAACACGCCAAGGTCGGAAATTTCGTGGAGGTCAAGAAGTCGGTCGTCGGCGAAGGGTCCAAGGTTCCGCACTTAAGCTACATCGGCGACACCACCGTTGGGGAGCGGGTCAACGTCGGCGCCGGAACGATTACCTGTAACTATGACGGCTTTACCAAGCACCAGACGGTGATTGAAGACGACGTATTTGTAGGCAGCGACGTGATCCTCGTGGCGCCGGTCTCGGTGGGCCGGGGTGCCATCATCGCCGCCGGATCGACCATCACCGAGGACGTGCCGCCTGATGCGCTGGCATTCGGTCGAGCACGGCAGGTCAATAAGAGCGGCTCTGCCGTGGCATTTCGATCCAAACACCGGAAGGGGTAA
- the glmS gene encoding glutamine--fructose-6-phosphate transaminase (isomerizing): MCGIVGYIGHKKVVPVLLEGLKRLEYRGYDSAGLAILQQDRIVVYRSVGKIKELENTLWGRDLSGEVGLGHTRWATHGRPTEENAHPHSDCTGDVVVVHNGIIENYLVLKEKLQREGHHFTSETDTEVLAHLIETQLRNTVDLETAVRLALAGVVGSYALGVLWKGDPHRIVAARNGSPLVVGLGDGEFLIASDLPAILSHTRDVLFLDDEEMVVLSHDGVNVTTLAGEPVQKKIEKILWTPLMAEKGGYKHFMLKEIYEQPRAIRDTIRGRFSLEGGHLYLEGLDALHDRLPSLDRIVLVACGTSWHAGLIGKFLIEDLARIPVEVDYGSEFRYRDPILDERTLVIAISQSGETLDTLVSMREARRRGCKSLAICNVVGSTLSRESDGVLYTHAGPEIGVASTKAFTSQLAALYLLALALGRAKGRLDAARTQELLGELIHLPQQMEQVLSLGPALEELAGHFHAASNFLYLGRGINYPVALEGALKLKEISYIHAEGYPAGEMKHGPIALITEEMPVVFLAPKDRTIEKVLSNIAEVKTRNGIIIALSDETDSRLLSKADHLVSIPHTSPHLMPLLLVVPLQLLAYHIAVRKGCDVDQPRNLAKSVTVE; encoded by the coding sequence ATGTGCGGAATCGTGGGGTATATCGGACACAAAAAGGTCGTCCCGGTCCTCCTGGAGGGACTCAAGCGGCTGGAGTATCGAGGCTACGATTCGGCCGGCCTGGCGATCCTTCAACAGGACCGGATCGTCGTCTATCGTAGCGTGGGCAAGATCAAGGAGTTGGAGAATACCCTGTGGGGTCGCGATCTCTCCGGCGAGGTCGGGCTCGGTCATACCCGCTGGGCCACCCACGGCCGGCCTACCGAAGAGAACGCCCATCCTCATAGCGATTGCACCGGCGATGTCGTTGTCGTCCATAACGGCATCATCGAGAACTATCTGGTCCTGAAAGAAAAGCTCCAGCGGGAGGGCCACCACTTCACGTCGGAGACCGACACCGAGGTGCTCGCTCACCTGATCGAAACGCAACTCCGGAACACGGTCGACCTGGAAACGGCTGTCCGCCTGGCTCTGGCCGGCGTCGTCGGTTCCTATGCTCTAGGAGTCCTCTGGAAGGGCGATCCACACAGGATCGTGGCGGCTAGAAACGGTAGCCCACTGGTGGTGGGATTGGGTGACGGAGAGTTCCTCATCGCCTCGGACCTCCCCGCTATTCTTTCCCATACCCGGGACGTCCTGTTTTTGGACGATGAGGAGATGGTCGTCCTCTCCCACGATGGTGTCAACGTCACGACATTGGCCGGAGAGCCGGTACAAAAGAAGATCGAAAAGATTCTCTGGACACCACTCATGGCCGAAAAGGGCGGATATAAGCACTTCATGCTGAAAGAGATCTACGAGCAGCCTCGAGCAATTCGGGATACTATTCGCGGTCGTTTTTCGCTGGAAGGCGGTCACCTTTACCTGGAAGGACTTGACGCCCTCCATGACCGGCTACCGTCGCTCGATCGGATCGTCCTGGTCGCCTGCGGGACCTCCTGGCATGCCGGGCTGATCGGTAAGTTCCTCATCGAGGATCTGGCGCGTATTCCGGTCGAGGTTGACTACGGCTCTGAATTCCGGTACCGCGATCCGATCCTGGATGAGCGAACGCTGGTCATTGCAATCAGCCAATCCGGTGAAACGCTGGATACGCTGGTGTCAATGCGAGAAGCCCGTCGCCGCGGTTGCAAGTCCCTCGCCATCTGCAACGTGGTCGGCTCTACACTCAGCCGTGAAAGTGATGGGGTCCTGTACACCCACGCGGGTCCGGAGATCGGCGTCGCCTCGACGAAGGCGTTCACCTCTCAACTGGCAGCCCTCTACCTGCTGGCGCTGGCCCTGGGTCGAGCCAAAGGGCGTCTCGACGCGGCAAGAACCCAGGAATTGCTCGGCGAACTGATCCACTTGCCACAACAGATGGAGCAGGTACTCTCCCTCGGGCCCGCACTGGAAGAACTGGCCGGGCACTTCCACGCCGCCTCGAATTTCCTCTATCTGGGCCGTGGCATCAACTATCCCGTCGCGCTGGAGGGGGCCCTGAAGCTCAAGGAGATTTCCTACATTCACGCCGAGGGGTATCCGGCCGGCGAGATGAAACATGGACCCATCGCCCTGATCACGGAAGAGATGCCGGTGGTCTTTCTGGCGCCAAAGGACAGGACCATCGAGAAGGTATTGAGTAATATCGCGGAGGTGAAAACGCGCAACGGGATCATCATCGCCCTCTCTGACGAAACCGATTCCCGCCTCCTCAGTAAGGCCGACCATCTTGTCAGCATCCCTCATACCTCCCCTCACCTGATGCCCCTGCTCCTTGTCGTCCCCCTTCAACTCCTCGCCTACCACATCGCGGTGCGGAAAGGCTGCGACGTAGACCAGCCGCGCAACCTCGCCAAGAGTGTAACCGTCGAGTAG
- a CDS encoding helix-turn-helix transcriptional regulator, protein MNYGRAIKICRAAAGLTQIELAKKARIAASHLSLIEAGKRSPRLPTIEKLSRAVGVPNYLVILLASDPQDLRNTPSQDFQELSSSLLELLLQSRKPKRQR, encoded by the coding sequence ATGAACTACGGTCGTGCTATCAAAATATGTCGAGCGGCTGCAGGTCTGACTCAAATCGAGTTAGCCAAGAAAGCTCGAATTGCAGCTAGCCACCTGTCTCTCATCGAGGCCGGTAAGAGATCACCTCGACTACCAACGATTGAAAAACTCTCCCGGGCAGTTGGTGTTCCTAATTACCTTGTCATACTGCTCGCAAGCGATCCTCAAGACTTGAGAAACACGCCATCTCAAGATTTTCAGGAACTCTCGAGTTCACTATTGGAGCTTCTATTGCAATCGAGAAAGCCCAAGAGGCAAAGATGA
- a CDS encoding RNA-directed DNA polymerase: MTEKTECLGICSLRYLEFQLGVNRDLLREVAAKAGSYYRPFPKHKGGKIRWIDNPIDPLKHVQRRINRWLLSDLKLPIHIHGGVRGCSPFTNASIHTQTACVVTLDIGKCFPSITNDQVFYVWNSLLGCSPTISRLLTQLTTFEDHLPQGAPTSTTLANLVLMPPDINACAVAEREGLRITRFVDDIAFSGVESRSVINPVVEILHHAGFRVPHRKVKVMPNWKPQVITGLLVNNKRIVVPRKNRSQVRAAIHQLKYLPAESSRRTKSITSILGRITHIEAIKKGPENGLRNYFDRITS, translated from the coding sequence ATGACAGAAAAGACCGAATGCCTGGGGATCTGCTCGCTGCGCTATCTTGAGTTTCAACTTGGCGTCAATCGTGATCTCCTGCGGGAGGTTGCAGCAAAGGCAGGCAGTTATTATAGGCCCTTCCCTAAACACAAAGGGGGGAAAATCCGATGGATTGATAATCCTATCGATCCCCTTAAGCATGTTCAACGCAGGATCAACAGATGGCTTCTTTCCGATCTTAAGCTTCCCATACACATACATGGCGGCGTGAGAGGATGTTCGCCTTTCACAAATGCCTCAATCCACACGCAAACCGCTTGCGTCGTGACCCTTGATATTGGGAAATGCTTTCCAAGCATCACAAATGATCAAGTGTTTTATGTCTGGAACAGCCTTTTGGGGTGCAGTCCAACGATTTCCCGCCTACTCACTCAATTGACCACCTTCGAAGACCACCTCCCTCAGGGAGCACCGACTAGCACAACACTAGCCAACTTAGTCTTGATGCCCCCAGACATCAACGCGTGCGCCGTGGCTGAGCGTGAAGGCCTAAGAATCACTCGCTTCGTGGACGATATTGCATTCTCTGGCGTTGAATCAAGATCAGTCATAAATCCCGTAGTTGAAATCTTGCACCACGCGGGCTTTCGGGTGCCGCATCGAAAAGTAAAAGTGATGCCGAACTGGAAGCCCCAAGTGATCACCGGTTTGCTGGTTAACAATAAAAGGATTGTTGTCCCACGAAAGAACCGCAGCCAGGTTCGCGCAGCCATTCACCAGTTGAAATATCTCCCAGCCGAATCATCCAGACGGACAAAAAGCATCACTTCAATTTTGGGACGCATCACACATATAGAGGCAATCAAAAAGGGGCCAGAGAACGGGCTCAGGAACTATTTTGATCGCATAACCTCGTGA
- a CDS encoding SDR family oxidoreductase, which produces MELGLREKVVMVTGGSRGIGRAIALGYAEEACRLSLCGRTQATLDDIAVVIKAFGVELLTVSADLTDPHGAERFVQATLDRYGQIDVLVNNVGGSRRGELEALSEQDWREVYDLNFFSTLRMVRLVVPVMKRQGGGRILNIASIWGRESGGAMTYNASKAAVISLSKSLARELAPHNILVNSVAPGSTLFPGGSWDRRQRENPGQIAQFIKDELPLGRFGRPEEVAAVVVFLASQRASLVTGACVTVDGCQSRSLI; this is translated from the coding sequence ATGGAGTTAGGGCTGCGTGAGAAGGTTGTGATGGTGACCGGCGGAAGCCGGGGGATAGGCAGAGCGATCGCCCTGGGGTATGCCGAGGAGGCGTGTCGGCTCAGCCTTTGTGGTCGAACTCAAGCGACGTTAGACGACATAGCAGTTGTCATCAAAGCCTTCGGCGTCGAACTTCTCACGGTGTCCGCCGACCTCACCGATCCTCATGGGGCGGAGCGGTTCGTACAGGCGACGCTCGACCGGTATGGGCAGATCGATGTGCTGGTGAACAACGTCGGCGGGTCGCGCCGCGGAGAACTGGAGGCTCTCTCAGAACAGGATTGGCGTGAGGTGTACGACCTGAACTTTTTTTCGACCCTCCGGATGGTCCGGCTGGTGGTGCCGGTTATGAAGCGGCAAGGCGGCGGACGGATTCTCAACATCGCCTCGATCTGGGGGCGGGAGTCTGGAGGGGCGATGACCTACAACGCGTCCAAGGCGGCGGTGATCAGTCTTTCCAAGTCGCTCGCCAGGGAGCTGGCCCCACACAATATTTTGGTCAACAGCGTCGCGCCCGGTTCGACGCTCTTTCCAGGCGGCTCATGGGATAGAAGACAGCGCGAGAATCCGGGCCAGATCGCTCAGTTTATCAAGGACGAACTGCCGCTTGGCCGGTTCGGTCGCCCCGAGGAGGTCGCAGCCGTCGTGGTCTTTCTGGCATCCCAAAGGGCCAGTTTAGTGACCGGAGCGTGCGTTACCGTCGATGGTTGTCAGTCGCGGTCGCTCATCTGA
- the nfi gene encoding deoxyribonuclease V (cleaves DNA at apurinic or apyrimidinic sites), protein MRIRTLHPWTVSPQEAMAIQLQLRSQLRLYGTGPFGAIAGVDVAYDKSSKRMFAGAVVMSGDGREVLDFATATASADFPYIPGLLSFREIPAVIKAWKRLKTSADCLICDGHGLAHPRRFGLACHLGLLLDLPSIGCAKSRLVGTYREPRKCRGSAAPLLDQDEQIGVVLRTKDGVAPVFVSQGDRVDLDAAVQAVLAICRGYRLPEPQRRAHLLVTKMRLAAGAGSAPGDHA, encoded by the coding sequence ATGCGTATCCGAACCCTTCATCCCTGGACCGTCTCGCCGCAAGAGGCGATGGCGATCCAGCTCCAGCTTCGATCTCAGCTTCGTCTGTACGGGACCGGACCGTTTGGTGCTATTGCGGGGGTCGATGTCGCGTACGACAAGAGTTCGAAGCGGATGTTCGCCGGAGCCGTCGTCATGAGCGGCGACGGGCGTGAAGTGCTGGATTTCGCCACCGCGACTGCGAGCGCAGACTTTCCGTACATTCCGGGACTTCTGTCGTTCCGAGAGATCCCGGCGGTGATCAAGGCGTGGAAGAGACTCAAGACATCGGCGGATTGCCTGATCTGCGACGGTCACGGCCTCGCCCATCCCCGCCGCTTCGGACTTGCCTGTCATCTGGGCCTCCTGCTCGATCTTCCCTCGATCGGGTGCGCGAAGAGTCGCCTGGTGGGGACGTACCGGGAGCCGCGGAAGTGCCGCGGAAGCGCGGCGCCGCTGCTGGATCAGGACGAGCAGATCGGTGTGGTCCTTCGGACCAAAGATGGGGTGGCGCCGGTCTTTGTCTCTCAGGGCGATCGGGTTGATCTGGATGCTGCCGTACAGGCGGTGCTTGCCATCTGTCGCGGCTATCGACTCCCTGAGCCTCAGCGTCGCGCTCATCTGTTAGTAACGAAGATGCGACTTGCCGCCGGAGCGGGGAGCGCACCAGGCGATCATGCGTGA
- the thiD gene encoding bifunctional hydroxymethylpyrimidine kinase/phosphomethylpyrimidine kinase: protein MPTALTIAGSDSGGGAGIQADLKTFAALGVFGTSAITSVTAQNTVGVQGVHDLPSEFVGRQIDSVLEDIEIDAAKTGMLSNAAIIEVVATKVTAHAITRLVVDPVMVAKSGAPLLQPRAVKALVERLLPLALVVTPNVPEAEVLWEQRIVGLAEMREAAQRIHSLGPRYVVLKGGHLGIRAIDLLYDGSTFTMLDAERIDTPHTHGTGCVFSAAITAELAKGSPVPDAIAAAKRFITTAIRHGFRLGKGFGPTDPMAAARSLTPS, encoded by the coding sequence ATGCCGACAGCACTGACCATTGCCGGCTCTGATTCCGGGGGCGGGGCGGGGATCCAGGCGGATCTCAAGACCTTCGCCGCCCTTGGGGTATTTGGGACCTCGGCGATCACGTCGGTCACGGCCCAGAATACGGTCGGCGTCCAGGGGGTACACGATCTGCCGTCGGAGTTCGTCGGCCGCCAGATCGACTCGGTCCTGGAAGATATCGAGATCGATGCGGCCAAGACCGGAATGCTCTCGAACGCTGCGATCATTGAAGTGGTTGCAACGAAGGTAACAGCGCATGCGATCACGCGGCTGGTGGTCGACCCGGTGATGGTGGCCAAGAGTGGAGCGCCGCTACTGCAACCCAGGGCGGTGAAGGCGCTCGTCGAGCGTCTGCTGCCCCTTGCGCTCGTTGTCACGCCCAACGTACCGGAGGCCGAGGTGCTCTGGGAACAGAGGATCGTGGGGCTTGCTGAGATGCGCGAAGCGGCGCAGCGAATCCACAGTCTCGGTCCTCGGTATGTCGTCCTCAAAGGGGGCCACCTCGGCATTCGCGCGATCGATCTCTTGTACGACGGAAGCACGTTCACCATGCTTGATGCCGAGCGGATCGATACGCCGCACACCCATGGGACCGGGTGCGTCTTCTCTGCAGCTATTACCGCGGAGCTGGCCAAGGGCAGTCCGGTCCCGGACGCGATTGCCGCCGCCAAGCGATTCATTACGACCGCGATCCGCCATGGGTTTCGGCTTGGCAAGGGATTCGGTCCGACCGATCCGATGGCGGCCGCCCGGAGCCTCACACCGTCCTGA
- a CDS encoding HNH endonuclease, whose protein sequence is MERFAMPENPFDLPLDVAAIVIPLVADVIQHAASAAGGKWGLTDYMPDIRINVGFTEILTTQEDQLRLILDRRLVDQQMLPQAVSVTTGLGDEPYYPSIPHSILIEAPYRPIEDLARTTEQVRPGLYAAIVSAGRRGVGRGVRMGHAPDMVRELARFLNRDLPQPGYVDVGAGSAPALPDAISGSDLMEGALHRVTANRFERNQIARRACIAHYGASCVVCGFSFEQVFGMRGKGFIHVHHLSSLARQQGSYTVDPIRDLRPVCPNCHAMLHRDDPPTSIDDLRTVMH, encoded by the coding sequence ATGGAGAGATTCGCGATGCCCGAGAACCCCTTTGATCTCCCGCTCGATGTCGCGGCGATTGTGATCCCGCTCGTTGCGGATGTCATTCAGCATGCGGCCAGCGCCGCCGGTGGGAAGTGGGGGCTGACAGACTACATGCCAGATATTCGCATTAATGTTGGCTTCACAGAGATCCTGACCACTCAAGAAGATCAACTCCGACTCATCCTTGATCGACGGCTCGTCGATCAGCAAATGTTGCCGCAGGCGGTCTCGGTAACGACGGGTCTGGGGGACGAACCTTACTATCCATCGATTCCGCACTCAATCTTGATCGAAGCCCCCTATCGTCCTATCGAAGACCTCGCTCGAACCACTGAGCAGGTTCGTCCTGGCCTCTACGCCGCAATTGTTTCTGCGGGTCGGCGAGGGGTTGGTCGGGGTGTCCGAATGGGGCACGCGCCGGACATGGTACGCGAACTCGCCAGATTCTTGAACCGCGACCTCCCGCAACCAGGCTATGTGGATGTGGGGGCGGGCTCCGCGCCCGCACTCCCGGATGCCATTTCGGGATCTGACCTCATGGAAGGAGCCCTGCACCGTGTCACAGCAAACCGCTTTGAACGGAACCAAATCGCTCGCCGCGCCTGTATTGCTCACTATGGTGCTTCATGTGTCGTGTGCGGCTTCTCGTTCGAACAGGTGTTTGGCATGAGAGGAAAGGGCTTCATTCATGTGCATCACTTATCGTCACTCGCGCGCCAACAAGGCAGCTATACCGTCGATCCTATTCGTGACTTGAGACCTGTTTGCCCGAACTGCCATGCGATGCTTCATCGGGATGATCCTCCAACCAGCATCGACGACTTAAGGACGGTAATGCACTGA
- a CDS encoding DUF433 domain-containing protein, whose translation MAVVETRYEHVVLNEAQVPIIAGTTMKVIELVVEKQAYGWSPEELQFQHPSITLGQIYSALAYYADHQAELDQEIERRLNQITQQHRGLGPTPLIARLKAKGLL comes from the coding sequence ATGGCGGTCGTCGAAACGCGGTATGAACATGTGGTCTTGAACGAGGCGCAGGTTCCCATCATTGCCGGGACCACGATGAAAGTCATCGAACTCGTGGTCGAGAAGCAGGCTTACGGGTGGAGCCCGGAAGAGCTCCAATTCCAGCATCCTTCCATCACCTTGGGGCAAATCTATTCGGCGTTAGCCTACTACGCGGATCATCAGGCGGAATTGGATCAGGAGATTGAGCGGCGGCTGAATCAGATCACGCAGCAGCACCGGGGGCTGGGGCCAACTCCCCTAATCGCGCGCCTCAAGGCGAAGGGGTTGCTCTGA
- a CDS encoding DUF5615 family PIN-like protein: MAIALYMDHHVPRAITVGLRVRGVAALTAEEDGAQGFEDPALLDRAGTLGRALFTHDDDLVTEAARRQRARLLFAGVIYAHPLRVSIGRCIQDLELIAKAGEPEDVVDHVQFLPL; the protein is encoded by the coding sequence ATGGCTATTGCCCTCTATATGGATCATCACGTGCCGCGCGCGATCACGGTGGGGTTGCGTGTGCGTGGGGTGGCGGCACTCACCGCCGAGGAGGATGGGGCGCAAGGGTTCGAGGATCCTGCCCTCCTGGATCGGGCGGGGACCTTGGGACGGGCGCTTTTTACGCACGATGATGATCTCGTGACGGAGGCCGCGCGCCGCCAACGGGCGAGACTGCTCTTTGCAGGCGTGATCTACGCGCATCCCCTGCGCGTGTCCATTGGTCGGTGTATTCAGGATTTGGAGCTGATTGCCAAAGCAGGCGAGCCCGAAGACGTGGTCGATCACGTCCAATTTTTGCCCCTGTAA
- a CDS encoding type II toxin-antitoxin system Phd/YefM family antitoxin gives MRTELVTTLKRQATALLSELERSKEPILITQHGVPSAYLVDVDTYETLQHRMRLLEGIARGGKAIKEGRTLTHAQAKKRMNRWLK, from the coding sequence ATGCGAACCGAACTCGTCACAACACTGAAGCGCCAAGCCACAGCACTTCTCTCCGAGCTGGAACGGAGCAAGGAGCCTATCCTCATTACACAGCACGGCGTACCAAGCGCCTACCTGGTGGACGTTGATACCTACGAGACCTTGCAGCATCGGATGCGCCTACTCGAAGGAATCGCGCGTGGGGGGAAAGCTATCAAAGAAGGGCGGACGCTCACTCATGCGCAGGCCAAGAAGCGCATGAATCGATGGCTGAAGTAA